One genomic segment of Pseudonocardia sp. T1-2H includes these proteins:
- a CDS encoding lysozyme: protein MPRPTAWDNHTAGSQIAMHEGTYAAASSASRASARGAVRGMDVSGHQGDVDWAAAYDGGARFAYVKATESTTFTNPYFKQQYNGAAAAGILRAAYHFALPDQSGGATQADYFLNHGGGGRADGKTLPPALDMEYNPYGATCYGLSPAKMVRWVKDFSNKVHARTGRWPTIYTSTKWWRQCTGDLADMSSTNSLWVARYAPAVGPLPYAWRRYTFWQHASSGPLAGDQNVFNGTYGALQAMAGSAD, encoded by the coding sequence ATGCCGCGACCGACCGCGTGGGACAACCACACCGCCGGGTCGCAGATCGCGATGCACGAGGGCACCTACGCGGCGGCTTCCTCGGCGTCGAGAGCGTCGGCGCGTGGTGCTGTTCGCGGCATGGACGTCAGTGGCCACCAGGGCGACGTCGACTGGGCCGCCGCGTACGACGGCGGAGCCCGGTTCGCCTACGTCAAGGCCACGGAGAGCACCACCTTCACGAACCCGTACTTCAAGCAGCAGTACAACGGCGCCGCCGCGGCGGGCATCCTCCGCGCCGCGTACCATTTCGCCCTCCCCGATCAATCCGGCGGGGCCACCCAAGCCGACTACTTCCTGAACCACGGCGGCGGTGGGCGCGCCGACGGCAAGACGCTGCCCCCGGCGCTGGACATGGAGTACAACCCCTACGGCGCCACCTGCTACGGGCTCAGCCCCGCGAAGATGGTGCGGTGGGTGAAGGACTTCAGCAACAAGGTGCACGCCCGGACCGGCCGATGGCCGACCATCTACACCTCGACCAAGTGGTGGAGGCAGTGCACCGGCGACCTCGCCGACATGAGCAGCACCAACTCGCTGTGGGTGGCCCGGTACGCGCCGGCGGTGGGTCCGCTGCCCTACGCCTGGAGGCGCTACACGTTCTGGCAGCACGCCAGCTCCGGCCCTCTGGCCGGCGACCAGAACGTCTTCAACGGCACCTACGGCGCGCTGCAGGCCATGGCGGGGTCGGCGGACTGA
- a CDS encoding M23 family metallopeptidase → MADHGDEEAGAPAMVDGDAGRVWWNRLCSLALAALLAVVGLVAFGTSPAAASPGGKYPALSAPRHGDGDDDDDDDDDGGAPLSGRGSTRYTLVLPKGAIRSSLTAPHHDYPAIDIAVASGTPFYAVTSGTATRIYQGGGCGNGVMLRGDDGAKYTYCHATRISATGRVASGQRLGLTGSTGDSTGPHLHLQIAYPGSTLRCPRALLVALSKGVAPPPVKSLPRRGCSY, encoded by the coding sequence ATGGCAGATCACGGTGATGAGGAGGCGGGCGCCCCGGCGATGGTGGACGGGGACGCCGGTCGGGTCTGGTGGAACAGATTGTGTTCGCTCGCGCTCGCGGCGTTGCTGGCCGTGGTCGGGCTCGTCGCTTTCGGGACATCGCCGGCGGCGGCGAGCCCGGGCGGCAAGTATCCGGCGTTGTCCGCCCCTCGCCATGGCGACGGCGATGACGATGACGATGATGACGATGATGGTGGCGCGCCGCTCTCCGGGCGGGGGTCGACCCGTTACACCTTGGTACTGCCGAAGGGCGCGATAAGGAGTTCGCTGACCGCGCCGCACCATGACTACCCCGCGATCGATATTGCGGTGGCCTCCGGGACACCGTTCTACGCCGTCACCTCCGGTACCGCGACGAGGATCTACCAGGGCGGTGGCTGCGGTAACGGGGTGATGCTTCGGGGTGATGACGGCGCTAAATACACCTATTGCCACGCCACCCGTATCTCGGCTACCGGCAGGGTCGCCAGTGGGCAGCGGCTCGGGTTGACCGGAAGCACGGGAGATTCCACCGGCCCGCACCTGCACCTGCAGATCGCCTATCCCGGGTCGACTCTGCGGTGTCCCAGGGCGCTGTTGGTGGCGCTGTCCAAGGGAGTGGCTCCGCCGCCCGTCAAGAGCCTCCCGAGACGTGGGTGCTCCTATTAG
- a CDS encoding AMP-binding enzyme: MGQRPGCLPAVTQVAAVAMPDPQLGERVCLYVVPRPGTTVTLEEIREAMDQIGVARFKLPEHLVLVDELVSTKVGKIDKKALRADIVDRLTTAAPG; the protein is encoded by the coding sequence GTGGGACAACGGCCGGGCTGTCTCCCCGCCGTCACACAGGTGGCCGCCGTCGCGATGCCCGACCCACAGCTCGGCGAGCGGGTCTGCCTCTACGTGGTGCCGCGCCCCGGAACGACCGTCACCCTCGAGGAGATCCGCGAGGCCATGGATCAGATCGGCGTCGCCCGGTTCAAGCTGCCCGAGCACCTCGTCCTGGTCGACGAACTCGTCTCCACCAAGGTCGGAAAGATCGACAAGAAGGCCCTGCGCGCGGACATCGTCGACCGCCTCACCACCGCAGCACCCGGATGA
- a CDS encoding enoyl-CoA hydratase/isomerase family protein, producing the protein MVLETLTVRKEGSVLFADIAAPPMNLLGPELVRDLVALIKDAEGDDAVQVLVFASADPDYFISHVDLNRVSEYRAEAAKLTGEASIALLFHHLSASRLVTIAQIEGRVRSAGSEFALACDMRFAARESAILSQFEPAFGLLPGGGAAQHLTRLMGRARALEVMLSGEDYDAELAERYGWINRAVPADRLGTFVKSLAHRIAGFPALGHIAVKDRVNEIALAPAEDFRRDSDLFGEAVRTPEVQSRIRAAMKRGLQTRDGEMAMGRILTDTTDD; encoded by the coding sequence GTGGTTCTCGAGACGCTCACCGTACGCAAGGAAGGGTCGGTTCTCTTCGCGGACATCGCGGCGCCGCCCATGAATCTCCTCGGACCCGAACTGGTCCGGGATCTGGTCGCCCTCATCAAGGATGCCGAGGGCGACGACGCTGTGCAGGTGCTCGTCTTCGCCAGCGCCGATCCCGACTACTTCATCTCCCACGTCGACCTCAACCGAGTCAGTGAATACCGCGCGGAGGCCGCGAAGCTGACTGGTGAAGCGTCAATCGCCCTGCTGTTCCACCATCTGAGCGCAAGCCGCCTCGTGACGATCGCCCAGATCGAGGGCCGGGTCCGATCCGCGGGCAGTGAGTTCGCCTTGGCCTGCGACATGCGCTTCGCGGCGCGCGAGTCGGCGATTCTCAGCCAGTTCGAGCCCGCGTTCGGCCTACTCCCCGGCGGCGGCGCTGCCCAACACCTCACACGCCTGATGGGTCGCGCCCGAGCCCTGGAAGTCATGTTGAGCGGGGAGGACTACGACGCGGAGCTGGCTGAGCGATACGGGTGGATCAACCGAGCCGTGCCCGCAGATCGGCTCGGCACTTTCGTCAAGTCACTCGCTCACCGCATCGCGGGGTTCCCGGCGCTCGGCCACATCGCAGTCAAGGACCGCGTGAATGAGATCGCGCTTGCACCGGCCGAAGATTTCCGACGCGATTCCGACCTCTTCGGCGAGGCAGTGCGCACTCCCGAGGTGCAAAGCCGAATCCGAGCGGCGATGAAGCGCGGCCTGCAGACTCGCGATGGAGAAATGGCCATGGGCCGGATATTGACTGATACCACCGACGATTGA
- a CDS encoding alpha-mannosidase, which translates to MHDDSQLVLGRILRFTRERLVPAVHRDHLPFDVTAWVVPGEPVPFADAVRQEFTPFAIGAPWGRPWGTVWFRVTGTVPAAWTAATTRPELAVDLGFSGSQPGFQAEATAYRPDGAIIGAIEPRRRHVPLGAAGSAVDLYVEAAANPEVAGAWTFAPTPFGDLATAGDQPLYRLVQMHAALLDLPVWELWQDFWTLTGLVNSLPADIPRRAEVLRAMERAVNVVDPDDVSGTAEAGRAEVAGVLASKAHASAHRVHAVGHAHIDSAWLWPVRETVRKVARTFSNVLALMDTDEDFVFAASSAQQYAWLQEHQPELFSRVKARAAEGRFVPVGGMWVESDTNMPGGEAMARQMVAGARFFADELGVESDGVWLPDSFGYSAALPQIAAAAGRRWFLTQKISWNETNTFPHHTFAWEGIDGTRIFTHFPPVDTYNSELLGEELARAQRQYAEKGRANTSLVPFGWGDGGGGPTREMLAAAARTRDLEGSPTVRLSSPSAFFAAAEAEYPQPPVWSGELYLEFHRGTYTSQARTKRGNRRSEHLLREAELWATTAAVRTGAEYPYDALESCWRTVLLQQFHDILPGTSIAWVHRQAEREYARVADELEGVIGNAAAALAGDGDRLLAFNAGPYTRDGVPALGGAPAAAAPGAAAAETPDGFVLADDRVRLTIDDRGLFTSVHDLVADREVLPPGSPANLLQLFRDTPTRWDAWDVDEHYKRTGRDLLDGKVTADRDAVRIVRSTGPSTITQVVTLHDGSIDIAFTVDWHDRQKLLKLAFPLDVHADRAASEIQFGHVHRPTHTNTSWDAARFETCAHRWVHVGEPGYGVAVANDSTYGHDVGRTTRPEGGTTTTVRLSLLRAPLFPDPDADQGEHRFTVSLRAGSSIGDAVAEGYRLNLPLREVRGGADVTPLVTVDDPAVVVESVKLAEDRSGDVVVRLYEALGTRATARVTAGFPHTAVVETDLLERPSPEPACLADGVLRVRPFQLVTLRFST; encoded by the coding sequence ACGGCGTGGGTCGTTCCGGGCGAGCCGGTGCCCTTCGCCGACGCTGTGCGTCAGGAGTTCACGCCGTTCGCGATCGGGGCACCGTGGGGACGGCCGTGGGGCACCGTCTGGTTCCGCGTCACCGGCACGGTCCCCGCCGCCTGGACGGCCGCGACGACGCGCCCGGAGCTCGCCGTCGACCTGGGTTTCAGTGGCTCCCAGCCCGGCTTCCAGGCCGAGGCCACCGCCTACCGCCCCGACGGGGCGATCATCGGCGCGATCGAGCCGCGCCGCCGTCACGTCCCGCTCGGTGCCGCCGGCTCGGCGGTGGACCTCTACGTCGAAGCCGCGGCGAACCCCGAGGTCGCCGGCGCGTGGACGTTCGCGCCCACCCCGTTCGGCGACCTCGCCACCGCCGGTGATCAGCCGCTCTACCGGCTCGTCCAGATGCACGCCGCCCTGCTCGACCTACCGGTGTGGGAGCTGTGGCAGGATTTCTGGACGCTGACCGGGCTGGTCAACTCGCTGCCGGCCGACATCCCTCGCCGCGCCGAGGTGCTGCGGGCGATGGAGCGGGCGGTGAACGTCGTCGACCCCGACGACGTGTCGGGCACCGCGGAGGCCGGTCGTGCCGAGGTGGCCGGCGTCCTCGCGAGCAAGGCCCACGCCAGCGCCCACCGCGTGCACGCCGTCGGCCATGCCCACATCGACTCGGCGTGGCTGTGGCCGGTGCGCGAGACCGTCCGCAAAGTGGCGCGCACGTTCTCCAACGTGCTCGCGCTCATGGACACCGACGAGGACTTCGTGTTCGCGGCATCGTCGGCGCAGCAGTACGCGTGGCTGCAGGAGCACCAGCCGGAGCTGTTCTCGCGGGTCAAGGCACGCGCCGCCGAAGGCCGGTTCGTGCCGGTCGGGGGCATGTGGGTCGAGTCCGACACGAACATGCCCGGCGGCGAGGCGATGGCCCGGCAGATGGTGGCCGGCGCGCGCTTCTTCGCCGACGAGCTGGGTGTCGAGAGCGACGGGGTATGGCTGCCCGACTCCTTCGGCTACTCCGCCGCGCTCCCCCAGATCGCCGCGGCGGCCGGGCGGCGCTGGTTCCTCACCCAGAAGATCTCCTGGAACGAGACGAACACCTTCCCGCACCACACGTTCGCCTGGGAGGGCATCGACGGCACGCGGATCTTCACGCACTTCCCGCCGGTGGACACCTACAACTCCGAACTGCTGGGCGAGGAGCTCGCGCGCGCGCAGCGGCAGTACGCGGAGAAGGGGCGCGCCAACACCTCGCTCGTGCCGTTCGGCTGGGGCGACGGCGGGGGCGGGCCGACCCGCGAGATGCTCGCCGCGGCCGCCCGCACCCGCGACCTGGAGGGCTCCCCGACCGTGCGGCTGAGCAGTCCGTCGGCGTTCTTCGCGGCCGCTGAGGCCGAGTACCCGCAGCCGCCCGTGTGGTCGGGCGAGCTGTACCTGGAGTTCCACCGCGGTACCTACACCTCGCAGGCCCGGACGAAGCGCGGCAACCGGCGCAGCGAGCACCTGCTGCGCGAGGCCGAGCTCTGGGCGACGACCGCGGCCGTCCGGACCGGGGCGGAGTACCCGTACGACGCGCTGGAGTCCTGCTGGCGGACGGTGCTGCTGCAGCAGTTCCACGACATCCTCCCGGGCACCTCCATCGCATGGGTGCACCGACAGGCCGAGCGCGAGTACGCCCGCGTCGCGGACGAGCTGGAGGGCGTCATCGGGAACGCCGCCGCCGCACTCGCGGGCGACGGGGACCGGCTGCTCGCGTTCAACGCCGGGCCCTACACCCGCGACGGCGTACCGGCGCTGGGCGGCGCACCGGCCGCGGCCGCACCCGGCGCCGCCGCCGCCGAGACCCCCGACGGGTTCGTCCTCGCCGACGACCGCGTCCGGCTCACGATCGACGATCGCGGACTGTTCACCTCCGTCCACGACCTCGTCGCCGACCGCGAGGTGCTCCCGCCCGGGTCCCCCGCCAACCTGCTGCAGCTCTTCCGCGACACCCCCACCCGCTGGGACGCGTGGGACGTCGACGAGCACTACAAGCGCACCGGCCGCGACCTCCTCGACGGCAAGGTCACCGCCGACCGGGACGCCGTACGGATCGTCCGCAGCACCGGCCCTTCGACGATCACCCAAGTCGTGACGCTGCACGACGGGTCGATCGACATCGCGTTCACCGTCGACTGGCACGACCGGCAGAAGCTGCTCAAGCTCGCGTTCCCCCTCGACGTCCACGCCGACCGCGCCGCGTCGGAGATCCAGTTCGGGCACGTGCACCGCCCCACCCACACCAACACCTCGTGGGACGCCGCCCGCTTCGAGACCTGCGCGCACCGCTGGGTGCACGTGGGCGAGCCCGGCTACGGGGTGGCCGTCGCCAACGACTCCACCTACGGCCACGACGTCGGCCGCACCACCCGTCCGGAGGGCGGGACGACCACGACCGTCCGGCTGTCGCTGCTGCGCGCCCCGCTCTTCCCGGACCCCGACGCCGACCAGGGCGAGCACCGGTTCACCGTGTCGCTGCGAGCCGGGTCGAGCATCGGCGACGCCGTTGCGGAGGGCTACCGGCTGAACCTGCCGCTGCGAGAGGTCCGCGGCGGCGCCGACGTCACGCCGCTGGTGACGGTGGACGACCCGGCCGTCGTCGTGGAGTCGGTGAAGCTCGCTGAGGACCGCAGCGGCGACGTCGTCGTCCGGCTCTACGAGGCCCTCGGGACACGGGCGACGGCGCGGGTCACCGCCGGCTTCCCGCACACGGCGGTGGTGGAGACCGACCTGCTGGAGCGGCCGTCGCCGGAGCCGGCGTGCCTCGCCGACGGCGTGCTGCGGGTGCGGCCGTTCCAGCTCGTCACGCTGAGGTTCTCTACTTGA